The Anastrepha ludens isolate Willacy chromosome 2, idAnaLude1.1, whole genome shotgun sequence DNA window gtgattaccgtgattgatcaatatacgactcgtttcagctgcacttttctttaaaaggtaataacgaagtttgacttcccgcaaatgcggttttttcgggacgaacgtagacatttttggcgttagataaaaaaggatctttatgctagaaacgaatgtcaactactggaatcgagacctcacatatacaccttcaaatcaccagtatattactggACCGAACACAAGCGACACCTCTtctacgagggcggaaacttattcccatacctaaTAAGATTTCGTTTACTTTTCGCTTtctgttttacttttttcaatgaaaCTCGCATTGAGAAActtcttaaggggttagaggaagccagaattaaaaaaaaaaacgttttttttgcatattcttaaagtataatatcttaaaaatattgtgtgaaaacttGAAGTGAATCCAAGAAATACTTTTCGtcttattcaacaattaacaaagggcgctggGGCGCTCCGGAGAGTTCGAGAGCGTTCGGGAGCAAGTAGCTAACTGAAAAAATGGATGCACGTATGTAAGTGGCAAATAAGCGCGCTAACGacaacactcgagaaggtaaaatgctacgtaggcaacagcaaatcgatattttggaagctgctatgacagctggagaactattatatggcccaggattAGGTGAcatagtgtaagtaattaaataattcgtataactctacataaatcgatagcaaaactttgaatgcgtttttctcaaaactatgttttttgaactagtgatcactgtaacttaaaaaccgcttggtagatttcaatgaaatgtatactgcttttgaaaaacataaaaaagctcgtgcctgatcgaagcattttttttcaaaatttctattttttttaacaaataattgtcggttttttctcgaaaatctgaaaaatatttcctgaggccgccatattgttaattttgaaagaaaagcttcgatcaggcaaaatattatctattaataaaactaatttcccttgtccgattgattttagatgaatctccaaggacttgtgatgatcaccgcaagggacttctggagaaacgggctccacataaacagcgataacttttacaattattattatatttttttttttttttgaaattttgctaaagtcaagtcgaaacattatgtattaatgctacgcttttatttttctaaaataaagcaattgactagcaaaaaaaaaatgattgaaaatcatcatttttaagGCCTCtggctacccctaaccccttaacctcAAATATTCCATTCCACtaagaagaaaaaatcaaagttttgTTTAGTTGGCAAgccgtttttattttaatttaaaatattacattaatTTCTGTTTAATactttatgcatgtatgtatatctgtatatgtatatgtaaatataattaattattaccattcacattattgaaatttgtggAGAATTGGGGTATGTACAAGAGTTGACTTTGACGCCACTTCAATTGATATTGAATATTTGAAGCATTCGCTTTATGtaataattttctaatatttctttAACAACATCGAGGTAAAACATCATGACtctaaatattttacatgaaattaaCAATTTACAAATTGTGTTGTCACTAACAGCGATGTAcaagtagttgttgttgctagttgctctgtgtaaatatttatataggtGTGTGTGGATAACATTATTGTGTCCAACGGCATTTAtgtcattaaatttattatttatttatttttttacatggtCACTTCATTAGGTAGTATTTATGTACAAATGAATGTGGGCAACGTACAACAATTTAGTGGACATCAATTTCATTGGTGAGGTTGTTTTACGAATTTTGCTAAAATGGTTTAACACTCGTTTGCTAAAATCAAATGCCTCTCTTCACGTTTGTACTTTGTAACTGTTAGTGGAATATGTGGGTAAACTGCCGACCTTTGGAGATGATCAACAGCTGCACGAAATCGATGGATTATTTATGATGTATTAGTAAGTAATTAtttaagttgtttttgttttagtaaaatttacatttttatcaatGCCCAAAAGAGAagtatacaaacatttttttctctttttttgtaaaatacgaataaatatgcataaattATAGCTTAAAATTACGAGCTGCCATTATCTTAAGTTCAATGCGTTAAAAGTATTTCGTTTTAAGAGTTGATTAGTAGTTTGTTTTACTTTCATTTGAGaaagattttttaataattttctattagcctttcaaaaaaaaaaatcttacgctTCTACTATAACTTGAGttatttagttttctttaaagcaggttttgttaaaaaaaacttaaaacagatGCAGATGAATGAAAAATCGTTTCCGCCCGCGGAAGTCGTGGAATTGAAAGTTAAGCGCAGAAAAACTCATTCCAGACATAATTCTAACTACTTATGCGATTTTAGTGCTCATTAACGATGATTTGTGAGAGAGTGAGAAGGGTATGTAGAGCAGTAAGTAGCTACAGTCAACTTCATGCAACTACAACAATGCCTACGTAAGTAAGAGTgttacaaagtttttttttttacacgtaAGTATGTTAGTGTATACTCGCCTTTGAGTggtaaatacatacgtacatatgtatatggataaAGTGGATATCTTGCTTTAGGTTGCTCGCGCTTCAAGAAATGGAAACGACTTGAATTTTGCGagtgcttaatttttttgattttgacttAAATTTTCGTATTTACTTGTGGGCCATTGAGATAAAGGGTGTTAATCCAACTATGCCAATTATTCCACTTAGTGCACGCACCTGGCCTATGCCTATGCCTATGAAACCGGAATTCACACACACAGCTGGctgcaaatgtacatacatatgagccgTTTTCTATGAAAGTGGTGTAAgttcattttgacaaaaaattagttaatgatacaaattaatacaattatttattactttttatttataatttaactttttatttataaactttttccaaaaaaatctgttaaaattttcattgtttttatcattaactaattttttgtcaaaatggacTTACACACCGctttcaaagaaaacggctcactttttcactttttgctcACTTTGAAAGTGGTATAAGTTCTTCTGAAGCCATTaaaagtatacatttttgttaatcacacttaaaaaattattacattattaatttaaatcaatttaatatttaaaaaacataaattcagTGCTTTAACAtattccaatatttttcaaaccattcaaatgcaaatccttaaatatctccatataatataaaatggacttacaccactttcaaagaGGTATGTATGAAATTTTGACTGGTTCTTTATATTTGCTGTGTTTTTAAAATTGCTTTCTCACGTCAGTCCGTTCTACGTAGCCGGAACGACTGGGACTTATATCCGACAAAAGACTatcacttcagcagtattcctcgtatatgtatggggaatgcttatgctgctgccacaacaacaacaacaacaacaacaatattggaTAACTGCTAGCAAAGGCCAGTTCAATACAACTAAAATTTCTCACAAGAATGCCGTTTTTTGCTCATTTGCTATGCTCTGCTAATTATGTTCAGTTTTGTTCTCTTCTCTTCGATAACCATAACGAACGTAcctttgcatatacatacgtacatgggCATGTTCCCCTCAGCCAACACAGCATGCCCATATACAGCGTGGGGAATGtgcaatgatttttttctttacgaATCCGCCTTCGTAGGTATACACCCAGGTATGTAAATGGTTAAAGggattgaaaaaaatagaataaaatacttACAGAAATAAAAGCTGTAACTCTCAGTTTATAACCTGTTGGagcgtaaaaaatattttttttttgcaatatacaCCTTTCTTAATACGGTTACCCTCCGCTTTTTAACAGTCATACATTGACAACAGAATGAGAAATGTTGTTAAGTCAAACTTTGAACATAATCATTTCCATGTTGACTCTTTTTAGTTGTTATTTCTTTGGCACCATCTGAGCGTTTAGTAGTTGAATCTATGCAAATaaactacaattttcaatttctattttccAAAGTAAATAATCGCTTGTGATCTgtgtaaatatgtttattaaatacttttattaacaGAGCTTGACTTtttatgattttgatttttcattcaattctttgttattactttttattttgcacACGTTTGGGCTTTGGCTTATGCCATTGTGACTAAACAACATTTAATGCATTTCTTAAGACCCCCCATTACTAAAGACGATTTCATcatatttagtttttagttgCAGTTACAATTCGACACCATTTTCAAATGTCGTATAAATCACTATAATTTCACTAAAATATATGcagttaaaatagttttgattataaatatatatgtatatatgtatatgtggcaACATATGTATGCTAAAACTATGACATAACACTGAAGTAAAAACCAAGCAAAGCAAAGCGCATCGCACGGAGAACTTCGccttgtttgtatgtttgtgtgtttggtTAATTGGTGTTCAACGAAATACGTGTATCCTTGGACTGGAGTGGTTCAAATAATGTCGTTGGTGTGCCGGAGTGTCTGGATGCTTTTAGGAAACTGCTCACTGCTTACTTTCTCATGTTGTGGTGTTTCTTATGCATACCATAAAAGTACCGCAATTGATAATCAGCATTGCCGTCATTTCCTTCAACTTGCTCACCATCTACTAGTAGATTGCCAACCTTTGCTGTGCGATGCTCGTTGCCGGACAAGTTTTTGGTCAGTGCGTCACTTTTGCCGACAGCGTCgacgttgctgctgctgctgctgctgccagcGTCCTTACCACGAGCCCATTGTGCAGTGCCTCTATTCCCATCTGCGGCACcatttgagtttttgttgtcATTTGCCATTTCGTTGGTCATTTCATTTGCAACCGCTTTGTAAGTAGTTGTGTCTCCATCTGTGGCATCCATCTCAAGCGCATTGATGTACCACGGAGTGTGCCTGGCTGCCTCACCTACGCTCTCGCTCCCAACAAGGTCGATGGCGGGCAGGATGCTATCGTACATGTAGGCTGGTCGTTGTACGTAATCGTAGATGGATACATCAGGCGAGTACTCCATTTGATTGGTGTAGTGTGGTTGCAACAGCTCCTGCAGTTGGAGTGGTGTGTTGTAATAGTATGTGGGCTGATGGTATGGTGTGCGGTTGAGGAGGTATTccaattgctgttgttgttgttgtgcttgcgCTGGGAGCATACGCTTGCCGACGTTCTTCAATATGGCACGATTCAATTCCACCTGTTGGAGTAATGTGACCAAATGAAAGGACAATTACATGAGGAACTTGCAGGCTCTGGggaaatttgtatgcatttatataatGTATTTGAGGGGCGGGCAAACAGACGATACACTTGACCAAGAGTCTAATGTTATTCTTTTAGCGCAGCgttaattgaatttgaaattatttacagAGTGCTGGCAACATTTATACACGGGGATATGCAATTGAAAGGAAactgaattacaaaaaaatatttttttttcttctattgcgtgtatgcattttttttaaatattgataaatGCATTTATCACGAGAATTCTATTGCAGACTGCACCAAAAGGGAACTGCGCTTTTTCTATAAATACTTGATGTCggaaagaaaattagaaaaaaatatattggagATCTTTGGGTTTGAAGTGATAGAGAAGATTGTCTTTAATGATCTGACTCAGTGAATCTATAGATTTTgtctaataaaatttaaagctcTAAATAACGAAATGGCAGCTGCCGTatccaaatgggttggtgtgtgagtaccattcggaattaacagagagaacgtaggttcaaatcgcagtgaaacaccaaaatgaagaaaaagtattttctaatagcggtagcccctTGGCAGACAATGGAACCATGGAACcctgaatcgtcttacaaacgaacaacgcttgcaaatctttgaattttattataaaaatgcgtgttctgttaagaaagtttatcgcgcgcttcttccattttatggtcagtttaatcgacccactgaagtggctattcgagctattctgactaaatttagaaccaaatttacattattgggcaTCACATCACCAACAACAAAGCATTCTTACGtggagtgcgaactgaagacaatatcgcagctgtatcggccagtgttaatgaagACCATCAACTATCGATTCGATGccttcgcagcaattgggcctctgttactcaacaacgtggaacattttgcaaaaggatttaggtgtgaagcctttc harbors:
- the LOC128864216 gene encoding uncharacterized protein LOC128864216, translating into MKATTRICSIVVLICAARLVCTAQQRYNNNDAVGYPLDYADTKLIQNDYLLEKRNKPSLSIVNPLDVLRKRLLLEMARRQMKENTRQVELNRAILKNVGKRMLPAQAQQQQQQLEYLLNRTPYHQPTYYYNTPLQLQELLQPHYTNQMEYSPDVSIYDYVQRPAYMYDSILPAIDLVGSESVGEAARHTPWYINALEMDATDGDTTTYKAVANEMTNEMANDNKNSNGAADGNRGTAQWARGKDAGSSSSSSNVDAVGKSDALTKNLSGNEHRTAKVGNLLVDGEQVEGNDGNADYQLRYFYGMHKKHHNMRK